Below is a window of Garra rufa chromosome 24, GarRuf1.0, whole genome shotgun sequence DNA.
CGTCACCTCCGTCAAATAAACATAGCAGCGCACAGAAGGATAAATACAGTTGGTTGCAGTTACTGCATGTAAACAAAACAggtatgaaaaaagaaaaaaagttcatAAATCCACAATTGTCTAACGGATTACTCTAATTTATCCTACTTGTAAATCTGGCTTTCAAACCTCCGCCCTTTCCCCTGAAAAACAGCGTTGCACTTTTGATTTCAAAATTTTGATTCAATGGGCCATATTGGCGGTGTtacggtttaactggttaccgtgttGTCTGGTGACCAACTTCCTGATTCAGGTCCTCAGCGCCAGATGTGATGGACCGAACGCTGCAGATTCGCCGATTTTGAAAGCACAAACTGACGTGATATTAAGCTGTCTAATAAACGCACACTTGCTCATTACATGTTTTTGATATTCTTGTAAAAGATGACAAATTATTGGTATGATCGCCCGTAGCGGCTGAAATacgaaaaataaacaaataagtctGTTTGGCACGGGTTTCGAACACGCGCTAAAAATAGTCGCGCTGTGAAGAGACAGGAATGAACGCACGGAACTACCAAGCGGCTTTAATGCAATCACTGATTTTTGAATTCAAGTCAGAATTTTACCCTCGGCGTGATCTGCAGCTGGCTGAATCAAAGAAATGTGCCCGTGTTAACTTGTGACCTGTGTTTATTGGTATGAAAATTaatattatagtaaaagtatattacattttatggtTTACGATGTTAAAGTACATTTCATTGAGTCCCAGACAATTGTAAATGTGAGGCTACAGTGGTTTAATTAGAAAACGCTATTgttaaactatatttactatagtaaaaacatgatACATTTTCTTAATAGACAAGCTTATGTCTCATTTGATTAATATAAAACTTGACATTATTTCAGGTTGTTTTTGCCGTTTTTCTACTATAAATACTTTGGAAACATGTGACTTGATTTCTTGATTGTAGTGAATGAAATGTAACATAAATTCTAGTCTGCTTATGAATGTTACTCTGTAAACGTGTTAAATTGTGATTTGCGTTCGATAGCTGTTGTTTTTAAagtaaacaatatataaaatatagcctTTTCTATAGACAACAAGCTGCATGTAAATGCTGGGGTAAATGTACCCATTAAGCCCATGTACCCTTTAAGCCCACTTTCAGctttaaagtcaaataaaaaagggaaaaacatATTATATGCAAATTATGATTTTAACCAATTCAGTGATTTGTTAAATCCCTGACACATTTGGCAATGTTGAGTTAGCCCcacttgtgtaaaaaaaaatcacaaaattcactttttttaaaGATAGGCTTAATTGTATACAGTGCCACAAAACGCATGCAAACAGTCAACACAAGCTTctcttgaatgaaaaaaaaaactaaaaaaaaaaaagcatttcttaAAGTGGGCACAATGAAAATTACTATGATGCTTAGTCCACAATATATTTAAGCTTCATGCATGTCTTTGTAAAGATATcttataattttttaaaggaaaacattgtcttttttttcaccattactcACTGTGGTACCAATTAGGCCCaacgtatgtttttttttttttttttttaatgagaaatCCCTCTAATTACAAACTTAGATCAATTTTCGGAGTGTGCTTTTACCTTACTAACCTTTTACCTTACCTTATGTTATGTACTActttaatttacaaatatatttagatatttaggccTACAAATAACACATTGTGTAGCACTATTATATAATGGGTGTCTGCTAATATTTGATTACAAAAATGAAACATTCTACTATGAGTAGCCTACTATAGActatatagactgccaaaagttgtaaCAATTCAAGGAAAGACTATCTTAGGAACAAAATGtgcttgtggttggccaaactgaaccaggatttccagggcaagaatcttgacaacatttgtgtttgttttgatcATTTTCAGTCATGCACATGaactattaggctaatatcttaattaatactactGTGTGTATCTTTattacctattaactttagtttgtcgaaATATTGCACCCTGTTCTGATTATTAAGTCTTTCTCTAAATGATTTTGCAGCTTACACACATTCTTTCCGTGGTTTAGATGGCATAAATGACCAGAAcagcatattcagtagtacattaccagtgcaatccatgctgttgaaTGCATGCATGGATCTGAATGAGTACAGAAATATGATATGAATATAGTGCTATTGCTGACACCGTCGATGGTGTTTATGCCAATTGTAAATTGACTCTTTTAGAGCAAAAATGCTTCAAAGGGTTTCAATACAAATACGAGTAcagtaaaaaattaatttatattttatttttaatctgttATTATACTATGTTAACGTTTAAATTAGTTCATTCCAAGGTTTATCTATCATTCATTTGTTTTACTTCTAAAATCAgatttgaccacaaggtggcgccaACATATTGAATAAAATGACATGCTTCAGTGCTTTACATGTACTTCCAAAATAGACTACTAACAAGAATTAAGTACTcaaagacatttattttcatagattTCCATTCAGGTCTACTCATCGTTATAAAAGTACAAAATAGGGTAATTTATACAGAAAAATATTCTTTATTTTGCAGGTTTGTCAGAAAATACAGGTAAAATGAAGGTACAGTAATTGAAAATAGCACAGAATAACATATATAGAACAAAATTAATTCCTTTAATTGTAAAAAATGTATGCATAGTTTATTTACAGCATATATGTGAAAATTCCTATTCACTATTCTTAATCCTGCTAATTGCATATAAAGCTGCATATAGGGCTTTTGTGTACAAGCGGTTGTTTCTTTTccaatttttaattatataatttaaatttgaTTCAGTATTTTGacgtttatttcataattatgacaatatgatttttttctcatgtGGCTTCTTTAGCCTATTTATTACCTTTAAAATGAGGAATGATTTATTATAGATCATCTGATGTGCATTTATTGACGACACCAGCTTATAACTGAAGTCATTTTACCAGATATAGGTGTTGGAAAAATGAATGTTTCAGCTGTGTTTGCAGAGGGTGTGTCCAGGGCAGATGTTTTCTTGGCAGACAGGTAAGTTGATGGGACAGGTGAAAGTATGGTTGCAGCTGGAGACGACGGCGTAACAGAGCTTCCGTTGTCATGCTGTGGCTTTATATGGGACACGCATGCGCAAATGCACCCGGCGTCTGTCAGCAGCCTAATAATGTCATTTCGGAATCTGACGCCAACAAGTGCATAGAGCAAAGGGTTCAGGCAGCACCTCACATAGGCCAGATTGCGTGTTATGATTTCCTGAAAATGGAACTTGGTCCAGTTTTCGCAGTGTTTGGAAGTGGGTGTGAATATTTTAATCAGAAGCACCACAGTGTAAGGAAGCTGGAACAGGAGGAAAAGAACCACCAAAAGTGCCATCAGACGCAAAGTCCTCTGTCTTCGCCAGCATTTGCCACCGGCACGCATCAAGACGCGTCCGATTGCCCCATAACACACTACCATCGCCACGCAAGGGATGCAGAATCCTGCAATCTTTGCCATCTGGGCCCACAGCTTCCATTTGCTCACTTCATCACTCGAAACTTTCATATCACACAAGAGGTTGTCTGAACCCATGTCCTTCTCCAAGGAGCTAAAGCGTAGGTCTGGCAGGCTCAGGAAAATAGAAGTTACTGCGACGGCAAATGCAGACAGCGTGCTGTAAAACAGCGTCCCTGAACTCCTCTTCCGAACGGCCTTGGTGCAAACTACCACCAAATAACGATCGACGCTAATGCAGGCCAACAACAACAGGCCGCCATAGGTGTTGATGGCGTACATACCGCGGTTTAGCTTGCACAGTGCCTCCCCGAAAATCCAGCTACCAATTAGTGTCTCTCCCGTCTGTAACGGAAGAGTCAGCAGAAGCAGCATGTCGGACAGAGCCAGGTAGAACAGGAAGACATCTGTCATGCACCGTAGACGTAGACGACGGTACAGAGCGAAGGTGGCAATGACCAGCCCGTTTCCAATTACGCCTAAGAAGAAGACGATGAGGAAGACTGTGGTCTGGATAGCAGTAATGGTCAGCTCCTGCTCTTTGCTGGCTACACACAGCTCCTCAACATCAGTAATGTTGGGATCGGTGACTGAATCAATATCAGTGTAATTAAGATCATAATCATCAGTGAACCCTAAAAGTGTGGTTGCATCAAAGCTCCCCATACCTGTAAAACATGACAGAAACAGGTCATCAGgttatcatatttgatacatgaATTTCTAaggagtcatatgcaactattacagaaggttcaaacattcactgatgctccagaagtaaacaCTATggctatgcattaagagccgaggggctagtaaaataagaaaaatgtgcacatcttcattctgttcaaaagtttttgggAGATACAGAGAGACTAATATTAGCTGATATCAATATGCATTTTATGTAAGTAATCTGCTATACTGTTATAAAGATATCATTTATTTGCATCTGAATTTCATTTTATGTTTGGTCATATAAATAACAACTGAACCAAATAgcatatttttacttattttggtCTTCTGAACTAAATAATAGTTTTCCCCTATATTCTCAATATACTGTATCACATGGGCCTTAAAAGCTAGATTACGCGCAAATCacatgtggaccacaaaaccagtcttaagtagcacgggtattaGCAGTAGGCagcaatacactgtatgggtcaaaattataaattttacttttatgccaaaaaaataatttgtatattaaggaaagatcatgtttgattaagatatttagtaaattttctaccataaatatatcaaaattaaatttttgattagtaatatgcattgctaagaacttaatttggacaactttaagggcgattttctcattatttggattttttgacacccttagattccagattttcaaatagttgtatctcggacaaatgtTGCCataatcctaacaaaccatacatcattggaaagcttttttttttttttttttttttttgtagtccaTGNNNNNNNNNNNNNNNNNNNNNNNNNNNNNNNNNNNNNNNNNNNNNNNNNNNNNNNNNNNNNNNNNNNNNNNNNNNNNNNNNNNNNNNNNNNNNNNNNNNNNNNNNNNNNNNNNNNNNNNNNNNNNNNNNNNNNNNNNNNNNNNNNNNNNNNNNNNNNNNNNNNNNNNNNNNNNNNNNNNNNNNNNNNNNNNNNNNNNNNNNNNNNNNNNNNNNNNNNNNNNNNNNNNNNNNNNNNNNNNNNNNNNNNNNNNNNNNNNNNNNNNNNNNNNNNNNNNNNNNNNNNNNNNNNNNNNNNNNNNNNNNNNNNNNNNNNNNNNNNNNNNNNNNNNNNNNNNNNNNNNNNNNNNNNNNNNNNNNNNNNNNNNNNNNNNNNNNNNNNNNNNNNNNNNNNNNNNNNNNNNNNNNNNNNNNNNNNNNNNNNNNNNNNNNNNNNNNNNNNNNNNNNNNNNNNNNNNNNNNNNNNNNNNNNNNNNNNNNNNNNNNNNNNNNNNNNNNNNNNNaaaagttatcagacaaaaagacatcaaacgaaaagttatcagacaaaaagacatcagaggaaacggactcagattaaaagttatcagacaaaaagacatcaaacgaaaagttatcagacaaaaaggcatcagccgaaaagttatcagacaaaaagacatcagaggaAACGGACTCAGGTGGAGTGTGACGTGTCGCGCTGCCCCGCCCCATATGACGTCACGCGGTTCATAACAAGCAAACTGGTGTGGAACGGTAGATGATGGCAGATGGAGGTAAGTCGCtcctgatatattttattttaacgattttaattaaatgctaaaCTAATTCAGTTGTACACACAGGAGAACATGCATTTCATGAGTATTGTGTGCACgtttaaaagtttgtaatattgCAACTAGCATAACGTTAGCTTTTACGTTGGCAAACTGTAGTAACAAATTAAAGTTAAAGCGAATTATTTCGAGCTATTAGACTGCTTGATGAAAATGTAGCCTAATTGTATTATATAaagacacatttttaaaaataattaaattaaccaGATAATGCAGCTACTTAAAACGTTAGGCCAAGCAAAGCGAGTAATATGGGGCAGAAATAAGTCATTATCTATATCATTATGtacagtacagtgccttgcaaaagtatacataccccttcattttttcacattttgttttgttgcagcattatgttaacttctttaaattagtttttccccacataaaTTTACAGTCctttgttccaatcgtcttccattatagataatgaggctacatgcttctgtgaaccttcaatgcagctgtttttttctagatcattgccttaacacaagtctgtcactgagctctacaggctgttatcttgacctcaggacttggtttttgctctgatatgcattttcagctgttagaccttttctgagaggtgtgtgtctttctaaatcatactcattcaattgaatttgccacagtttaactccactccaagtgtagtaacatctagaagcaatatgaatgctcctaagctaaattttgagtgtcccagaaaagggtatgaatacttatgcaacgggatcttttcagtttttatttttaataaatttgcacaaaagttttttaacatttcttttctttttttgctttgccattatggagtagggagtgtagattgatgtaaaaaaaatgtaatttaaagtagtttaaaataaggcagcaacataacaaaatgtgaacaaaatgaaggggtgtgaataattttgcaaggcactgtagataatacaatttttttttgtgtgtaaatacatctaaaacaGGACCAACTGGTGGCCTGCAGTTATTTTTCGTAAGGGTAACTTTACTACAGTTTGCCAACGTACAAGCTAAACGTAGCTAGTTGcaatattacaaacttttaaacGTGCACACAATACTCATGAAATGCATGTTCAACTGAATTAGtttagcatttaattaaaatcgttaaaataaaatatatcatgaGCGACTTACCTCCATCTGCCATCATCTACCGTtccacaccttttttttttatatattttttttattgcaagacaaaaaggaaaacaacaataaacagcactgcatagaaatacaataacataaaaggaaagaaaaagaaaataaataaataaaaacagcaccTCAATCAGTAAGAAAAAGATCGTCATATGCCTTAAGAAACTTGTTATTCTTGTTATCATCAATAAGTTTAAGAGAATGAACAGTAAGCAAAATCTCTGCGAGAAAGACATCAAATCTAGGTAACATATTAAGAAATTTggatttatgaataaaaaatttacaatgcaaaacaaaaaaatttacaaCAAGTTCAGTAGCATGGTCACTACtagaaaaatatagaaatatttattttagtgtaaattttaaattaaattttacaaaagaaGATAGATAACATCTTAAGTTCTCCCAAAGAAATTTTACCTGATCGCAATGATAGAATAAATGAAGTAAAGTTTCTTCCTCAACTTTACAGAATACACAAAAATTAGAAATATCAAAAAAACAAGCAATTTGGGAGTTTGTTGGGTAAACATTATGCaaaatcttaaaatgtatttctctGATTTTATTAGAAATGCAAAATTTTTCAGGAAGTAACCATGCTTTCTTCCAATGTATACAGTCAACAAAATTAGTCCAGAAAAATTTACATCTAGGGGAAGTATATACTGAATAGTGTATCATTTGCCTTATAAACTTACTGTTACATTTTTTATCAAGAAGACAAACTCCATCCAATAAAAGTTTGGGCAtagttgtttttctctcactaaaACAAAGGTATGTTTTAAATAGATGCACATAACTTGGAGACAAACTTTTGATAACAGAATTGAAAGATCTTGCTGGCAGAGGAAGATTGTACAAAATCATAAATTCTTCATATTCCAGTATAGTGCCATCATCtttaaataaatccaaaacaaaaacaatacctcTGTTATGCCACTTGTCAATAAATAAAGATTTTCCACGGattaaaatacatgaattattCCACAGAATTTCTTTGTGGGGAGAAAAGTTGTGCACATAACACAGTTTCCAAGCAAGTAGAGCTTGTTGGTAAAAATTAGAGAGAGAAATCGGCAATTTAGAAGGGgtgaaattgcattttaaaagaaaatctaaacCACCTAATCTATGAAATATAGTTTTGGGGATATAGTACCAAATTGAATCATTAC
It encodes the following:
- the LOC141300822 gene encoding C-C chemokine receptor type 7-like — translated: MGSFDATTLLGFTDDYDLNYTDIDSVTDPNITDVEELCVASKEQELTITAIQTTVFLIVFFLGVIGNGLVIATFALYRRLRLRCMTDVFLFYLALSDMLLLLTLPLQTGETLIGSWIFGEALCKLNRGMYAINTYGGLLLLACISVDRYLVVVCTKAVRKRSSGTLFYSTLSAFAVAVTSIFLSLPDLRFSSLEKDMGSDNLLCDMKVSSDEVSKWKLWAQMAKIAGFCIPCVAMVVCYGAIGRVLMRAGGKCWRRQRTLRLMALLVVLFLLFQLPYTVVLLIKIFTPTSKHCENWTKFHFQEIITRNLAYVRCCLNPLLYALVGVRFRNDIIRLLTDAGCICACVSHIKPQHDNGSSVTPSSPAATILSPVPSTYLSAKKTSALDTPSANTAETFIFPTPISGKMTSVISWCRQ